The Rhododendron vialii isolate Sample 1 chromosome 1a, ASM3025357v1 region TAATGCAGCCTCCAAAAGTAAAGATAAAAAAGCAAGCATTCCCATCTTTCCCTGTCGAATTACTGAGGTTTGATATCTCATACACTTGCTTACAAATATCCCAAGACCATTTGGGGGAGTGAAATATTGGCTATCCACGCAGAGAAAGCAATGGCAGGTCTAAAAGATTACTATCACCTCTATGTTCTTTTGTTATTGTCCATCACCGCAAATTGTGGTATGGCTGGGAGGCCATCTTCTTCTCAGGCGGTCAAAGGGGCTTATTGGCCTTCATGGGCCGCCTCCACTTTCCCGCCCTCAGCCATCGACACGAGGCTGTTCACCCACCTCTACTACGCTTTTCTTGTACCCAGTAACGTCACTTTTAGATTTGAGGTCTCGAGTTCTAAGGCTCCGACACTGTTGAATTTTACGTCCACGATTCGCAAGAAGAACCCGCCGGCCAAGACGCTTTTCTCGGTCGGCGGGGGAGGCGAAGGCCCGGATATCTTTTCACGGATGGCATCGAGTGCTTCCTCGCGCAAGAGTTTCATCGACTCGTCCATCGAAGTGGCGAGGAAGTACGGATTTGACGGCGTCGATCTTGATTGGGAGTTCCCTCAAGACGCGAAAGACATGGAGAATTTGGGCTACTTGCTCGACGAATGGCGGGCTGCGGTCCAAAAGGACGCCAAGGCGACGGGCCGGAGCCCACTCTTGCTCACCGCGGCAATGTACTTCTCTGTGGAATTCTTCCTCGGGCCGGTCGTCCGGTCGTTCCCGGTGGCCTCGATTAGCAAAAACTTGGACTTTGTCAATGCGATGTGCTATGACTACCATGGGTCGTGGGACACTACTGCGACGGGGGCCCATGCCGCGTTGTTCGACC contains the following coding sequences:
- the LOC131298603 gene encoding class V chitinase CHIT5b-like, with the translated sequence MAGLKDYYHLYVLLLLSITANCGMAGRPSSSQAVKGAYWPSWAASTFPPSAIDTRLFTHLYYAFLVPSNVTFRFEVSSSKAPTLLNFTSTIRKKNPPAKTLFSVGGGGEGPDIFSRMASSASSRKSFIDSSIEVARKYGFDGVDLDWEFPQDAKDMENLGYLLDEWRAAVQKDAKATGRSPLLLTAAMYFSVEFFLGPVVRSFPVASISKNLDFVNAMCYDYHGSWDTTATGAHAALFDPKSNVSTSYGLQSWINAGLPRSKLVMGLPLYGRTWKLKDPKVNGIGAPGVGLGPGNDGTMTYSQVETFNRENNATVVFDMETVSTNSYAGTSWIGYDDVRSTTVKIGYAQTLKLRGYFFWAVNGDQEWKISRQASRSWILQGLRPSSCSRKFTSSDHVLFNL